Proteins from a single region of Candidatus Eisenbacteria bacterium:
- a CDS encoding 3-isopropylmalate dehydrogenase, which translates to MSKTHTIAVIAGDGIGPEVVREGRRVLERVAAIEGFQFRCTPYPFGAEHYLKTKEVFPDAAFEEVKHHDAILLGAIGDPRLEVGLLEFGIIAKLRFELDLFVNLRPVRLYAEHLCPLKDTRPEHVDFTVVRENTEDAYAGMRGFFKKGTPDEIATQEIIFTRKGVERVIRYAFELARRRNKRKKLTLIDKANAVRAMDLWTRTFAEVGAEYPDIARDHQYIDAACMYVIRNPSDYDTVVTSNMFGDIFTDLSAMIQGGLGVAASGNLHPGRVSLFEPIHGSAPKYTGRNVANPIATVLAVSMMLDYLGEAAAAVRLEQAVERLLVSRRLPSVGTDSGFSTTQIGDLVIEELAAVGSGH; encoded by the coding sequence ATGTCGAAGACCCACACCATCGCGGTGATCGCCGGCGATGGCATCGGCCCCGAGGTGGTGCGAGAGGGCCGGCGGGTCCTCGAGCGCGTGGCCGCGATCGAAGGCTTTCAGTTTCGCTGCACCCCCTACCCGTTCGGCGCCGAGCACTACCTGAAGACCAAGGAAGTGTTCCCGGACGCGGCATTCGAAGAGGTCAAGCACCACGACGCGATCCTGCTCGGCGCAATCGGTGACCCGCGCCTCGAAGTGGGGCTGCTCGAGTTCGGCATCATCGCAAAGCTGCGCTTCGAGCTGGACCTGTTCGTCAACTTGCGCCCGGTGCGCCTGTACGCCGAGCACCTGTGCCCGCTCAAGGACACGCGCCCCGAACACGTCGACTTCACGGTGGTGCGCGAGAACACCGAGGACGCCTACGCCGGCATGCGCGGCTTCTTCAAGAAGGGCACACCCGACGAGATCGCCACGCAGGAGATCATCTTCACGCGCAAGGGCGTGGAGCGGGTGATCCGCTACGCGTTCGAACTGGCGCGGCGGCGCAACAAGCGCAAGAAGCTCACGCTGATCGACAAGGCGAACGCGGTGCGAGCGATGGACCTGTGGACGCGCACGTTTGCCGAAGTCGGCGCCGAGTACCCCGACATCGCGCGCGACCACCAGTACATCGACGCGGCCTGCATGTACGTGATCCGCAACCCGTCCGACTACGACACGGTGGTGACGAGCAACATGTTCGGCGACATCTTCACCGACCTGTCCGCGATGATTCAGGGCGGGCTCGGTGTGGCGGCGAGCGGGAATCTGCACCCGGGCCGCGTGAGCTTGTTCGAGCCCATTCACGGCTCGGCCCCCAAGTACACGGGCCGCAACGTGGCGAATCCGATCGCCACCGTGCTCGCGGTCTCGATGATGCTCGACTACCTGGGCGAAGCGGCGGCTGCGGTGCGACTCGAGCAGGCGGTCGAACGGTTGCTGGTGTCGCGGCGCCTGCCCTCGGTCGGCACAGACTCGGGCTTCAGCACCACGCAGATCGGCGACCTGGTGATCGAGGAGCTCGCGGCGGTCGGCTCGGGGCACTAG
- a CDS encoding enoyl-CoA hydratase, whose protein sequence is MATTSAAPPQNLLVETRGAVTIVTVNRPEVLNALNRATLIELDAAAQTFVEDPAQHALIVTGQGEKSFIAGADIAELAALDSRGAVEASRFGQRVYDRFELSPKPVIAAINGYALGGGCELALACHLRIASENAVLGLPEVTLGIIPGYGGTQRLPRLIGPGRALELMLTARRVKADEAERIGLVNRVVPRDQLLDEAEKLALAILKNGPLAIAAVLESVQRGLQTGLNEALRFESALFGMMFASHDTPEGLQAFLEKRPPRFERR, encoded by the coding sequence ATGGCGACCACTTCCGCAGCGCCTCCCCAGAACCTGCTCGTCGAAACGCGCGGCGCGGTCACGATCGTGACCGTGAACCGGCCAGAAGTCCTGAACGCGCTCAACCGCGCGACTCTGATCGAGCTGGACGCGGCGGCCCAGACGTTCGTCGAAGATCCGGCGCAGCACGCGCTGATCGTGACCGGGCAGGGGGAGAAGAGCTTCATCGCCGGCGCCGACATCGCGGAGCTGGCAGCGCTTGATTCGCGCGGGGCCGTCGAGGCGTCGCGCTTCGGCCAGCGCGTCTACGACCGCTTCGAGCTGTCGCCCAAGCCCGTGATCGCCGCGATCAACGGCTACGCACTCGGCGGCGGGTGCGAGCTGGCGCTCGCCTGTCACCTGCGCATCGCGTCCGAGAACGCGGTGCTCGGGCTCCCTGAGGTGACGCTCGGCATCATCCCGGGGTACGGCGGCACTCAGCGGCTCCCGCGACTGATCGGGCCGGGACGGGCACTCGAGCTGATGCTGACCGCGCGGCGTGTGAAGGCCGACGAAGCCGAGCGAATCGGGCTCGTCAATCGGGTGGTGCCGCGCGATCAGCTGCTCGACGAGGCCGAAAAGCTCGCCCTGGCGATCCTCAAGAACGGGCCGCTGGCAATCGCCGCAGTGCTCGAATCGGTGCAGCGCGGGCTCCAGACCGGGCTCAACGAGGCGCTGCGCTTCGAGAGCGCCCTGTTCGGCATGATGTTCGCGAGCCACGACACCCCCGAGGGTCTGCAGGCGTTTCTCGAGAAGCGCCCGCCCCGGTTCGAGAGGCGCTAG
- the mtgA gene encoding monofunctional biosynthetic peptidoglycan transglycosylase has protein sequence MSLSRAVRVVSVMAALACVALLVWALLDAFRYPVESLATRVPSRTSLMRTREAQAQRAGRPHAIRQRWLGYERLSPLLRRAVLIAEDDAFFAHGGLDWNELRVSARANLEARKVVRGGSTITQQLARNLYLSDQRTLTRKLTEMVLAWRLERALSKRRIFELYLNLIEWGDGVYGADAAARHWFGHSASELTPREATALAAVIINPRRFSPVAPSKRIERRIRMIARRLERRGALTAEQTNQALGLPPAERPDAAPADSMELSPPEPMPAAEPALDSAGLSPPELP, from the coding sequence ATGAGCCTTTCCCGCGCGGTGCGCGTCGTGTCGGTGATGGCAGCACTCGCGTGCGTGGCGTTGCTGGTCTGGGCATTGCTGGATGCGTTCCGGTATCCGGTCGAATCGCTCGCGACGCGGGTGCCGAGTCGCACCTCGCTCATGCGCACGCGCGAGGCGCAGGCGCAGCGGGCCGGGCGGCCGCACGCGATCCGCCAGCGGTGGCTCGGCTACGAGCGCCTCTCGCCGCTGTTGCGTCGCGCAGTGCTGATCGCCGAGGACGACGCATTCTTCGCCCACGGCGGGCTCGACTGGAACGAGCTGCGCGTCTCGGCGCGCGCCAATCTCGAAGCGCGCAAGGTGGTGCGGGGCGGCAGCACGATCACGCAGCAGCTGGCGCGCAATCTGTACCTGAGCGATCAGCGCACGCTGACCCGCAAGCTCACCGAGATGGTGCTCGCGTGGCGCCTCGAACGCGCCCTCAGCAAGCGGCGCATCTTCGAGCTCTATCTGAACCTGATCGAGTGGGGCGATGGCGTCTACGGGGCCGATGCCGCGGCGCGCCACTGGTTCGGCCACTCGGCGAGCGAGCTGACGCCACGCGAAGCGACGGCACTGGCGGCGGTGATCATCAACCCGCGTCGCTTCTCGCCGGTCGCACCTTCGAAGCGCATCGAGCGGCGCATCCGGATGATCGCGCGACGACTCGAGCGGCGCGGAGCGCTGACGGCCGAACAGACGAATCAGGCGCTCGGGCTTCCGCCTGCCGAGCGGCCAGACGCCGCGCCCGCGGATTCGATGGAGCTCTCGCCGCCCGAGCCGATGCCGGCGGCGGAACCCGCGCTCGACTCGGCGGGCCTCAGCCCCCCAGAGCTTCCTTGA
- a CDS encoding MgtC/SapB family protein, translating into MMEELTPMLVSLGLGTLVGLEREAGRKPAGLRTHVLVCVGSTVYVLISAHAAAIAPGNTYDPTRVVHGVITGVGFLGAGAIIRREGMTHGLTTAASIWTAAAIGVAVGVRAYALASITTAIALLVLEVYRWLEKKVPRDDPNESRGGGD; encoded by the coding sequence ATGATGGAAGAACTGACTCCCATGCTGGTCTCTCTCGGCCTGGGAACGCTGGTCGGCCTCGAACGCGAGGCCGGTCGCAAGCCTGCCGGGCTCCGCACTCACGTACTCGTGTGCGTCGGCTCGACGGTCTACGTGTTGATCTCTGCGCACGCGGCTGCGATTGCCCCTGGCAATACCTACGATCCGACCCGCGTGGTTCATGGCGTGATCACGGGTGTTGGCTTCCTCGGCGCCGGTGCCATCATCCGGCGCGAAGGCATGACGCACGGGCTCACCACCGCCGCGAGCATCTGGACCGCGGCTGCGATCGGAGTGGCGGTGGGCGTGCGCGCGTATGCGCTCGCTTCGATCACGACGGCGATCGCGCTGCTGGTGCTCGAAGTCTATCGCTGGCTCGAGAAGAAGGTGCCGCGCGACGACCCGAACGAGTCGCGAGGTGGCGGCGACTAG